TTTTATTTTCCAGCTGAATCACGGCATACAATGCGGCTTCTTCATCAATCCACTGTAATAGCCTTCCTCCGAAAAGTGACTGGTTTGGATTTAAATCTTCGGGTTTTACCCATTTTCTCGTATGGTAGTTCATATTTTTAATAATTTACAGCACAAATTTAGGGCTAAAAACTTGTATTTACAGCGAATTAACATATAGTTATCAAAAAACAATAATTTGTTTTCTCAATTACTAATAAAAGCCTGATAAATATTATTTTATAAGAATTAGATTTAACAAATTCAATATTAAGTGATAATTAATTATAAAAAAGCTTTGATTTGTGATTTTTAATTGTAACTTGCAATCGTTTATATTTGGAATCAATATTTGTTCATTAAATTTATGTTGTTTTTCTTTTATATGCCAAATTTTTATTAATTTTTTAATTTTATTTAAAATGAACATTTTTGTTTCAAACATCAATTACGCAACTAAAGAATATGAGTTGCATGACTTATTCGCTGAATTTGGCGATGTAACATCTGCTAAGATTGTAACAGACAGAGAAACTGGCCGTTCTAGAGGTTTCGGTTTCATCGAAATGGGTGACGAAGAAGGAGCTCAAGCTATTGAAGCTCTTAACCAAAAAGAACTTAACGGGAAAGTCCTTAATGTATCTGAAGCTAAGCCTAGAGAAGAAAAACCAAGAAGAAGTTTCGATAACAACAGAAGTGGAGGTTATGGAAACAACCGTGGAGGTAACGGTGGTGGTTACGGAAACAACAGAGGAGGTAACGGCGGTGGAAACCGTTGGTAAAAAAATATAAGCGGCTTTTCGGAGCCGCTTTTTTTATGTCTTACTTTCGGAATTAATCTTTTTTCTTCTTCTTTTTCTTTTCTTTGCCCTTCTTATCTTTTTTAGGATTCAGAATTTCTTCTGCATATTCTAATTTGGGTCCTTTTACTTTTGCAGGCTTCAGTTCTATTTTCAGATCAAAATACCCTTTCAGATCATTTTGAGAGATCAGATTCTCATTAAATAAAAAGTCTAAAACTTCTTTTCCTGAATTATTAAAGAAATTACGGGAAAGTTCTCTCAACAAAAATTTCCTGTATTCTTCCAATGGAACAAGAACAGTATATTTAAAAATTCTTCCTTCCTTTTCTGTAGATAAGTAACCTTTTTCAACCAATATTTTCAGGTAAGTAGAAACCGTATTCTGATGAGGTTTGGGTTCCGGATGCTGTTCCATAACATCTTTTAAATAAAAAGATTCCAGCTTCCAGAATAGCTTCATTAAGTTTTCTTCTGCAGCAGTAAAATGATTTATTTTCATAGTAGAGTCTTAATGTTGAAATTGTATATTGCAATATAGGTAAATAAAAGACACGATAAAAGCGATAAGAGCTCCCATGAATACTTCTTTAGGACTATGTCTTTTTAAAACAACCCTTGTAATCCCGACTAGAGCTGCAATTCCGAGCCATATAAGTCCTGCAACTGGATTGATCGCAAAAAACAAAGCTGCAACAAATATATTGAAGGCAGTATGCATAGAACTTTTAATAAAAAAATTACTGATCTGCAGGGCAAAAAGAAGAATCAGAATAAACAGCATAACAAAATCAAGATAGCCGTTTTTCACATAATTAAAAACAATATAAGTAATAATACAAGTCGCAATAAATATATAGAGAGTCTTCCTCTGCACCCTATTCGAAACATCCATATTGGTATATCTGCCGGTTTTTACATTCCAGACCAGCCAAACAATGACAGGGATCATTATGATCAACAGTATTGGCAAAAAGTAATATAAAGAATCTTTCAGTGAATAATTCTTTATGCTCATATATAGAAAGAATATAAATAAAGAAAGTAAGGGATTAAAGAAATCTGAGATTATTTTTGATGCTTTAAGGATAATTGAAGGCTGTTTTTCTTCCATATTTCAGTTTGATAATGTAAATATAATATTATAAGTAAAAAAACAATTGGTATGTATACAATAAAAACAAAGTTTTTTTTATAATTTTGCTCAACTATTTCATAATAAATAAGCAAGAGCTCAACACATGAAAGAATTTTCTAAAGAGGTATACCTGAAGTGGTATGAAGATATGACTATGTGGAGAAGGTTTGAAGACAAATGCCGTTCTCTTTATCTAAAACAAAAAATCAGAGGTTTTTTACATTTGTATAACGGTCAGGAAGCTATCCCTGCAGGTTTTACGCATGCAATGGATTTAACTAAAGATAGTATGATCACTGCTTACAGATGTCACATCCATCCGATGGCGATGGGAGTAGATCCTAAAAGAATCATGGCAGAACTTTGTGGTAAAGCTACAGGTACGTCAGGAGGTATGGGTGGATCTATGCACATTTTCAGTAAAGAGCACAGATTTTACGGAGGTCACGGTATTGTAGGAGGACAAATTCCTTTGGGAGCTGGTATTGCTTTCGCAGATAAATACTTCGACAGAAAAGCGGTAAACATTTGTTTCTTCGGAGACGGTGCTGCCAGACAAGGCTCATTACATGAAACGTTTAACATGGCTATGAACTGGAAGCTACCTGTAATTTTTGTTGTTGAAAACAATCAATATGCAATGGGTACTTCTGTTAAAAGAACAGCCAACCACGAAGATATCTACAAACTAGGATTAGGGTACGAAATGCCTTGTCTTGCTGTAGATGCTATGGATCCTGAAAAAGTAGCTGAGGCTGCTTATGAAGCTATTGAAAGAGCTAGAAGAGGAGACGGGCCAACTTTCATCGAAGCAAGAACATACCGTTTCAGAGGGCATTCAATGTCTGATGCAGAACCATACAGATCTAAAGAGGAAGTAGCGATTCACAAAAATGATGATCCTATTGAATTGGTAAAACAAAGAATTTTATCAAACGGATGGGCTACAGAAGAAGAATTGGATGCTATGGATAACAAATCCAGAGACTTCGTTGAAGAGTGTGTGGAATTCATGGAAAACTCTCCATATCCGGATGCAGAAAAAATCTACGAGTATGTTTACGCTCAGGAAGATTATCCATTCTTAGATAAATTAGAAAACTAAAATTAATAATTAATTTGACATTTGAATTTGAGTTTCCCTAATCTCAAATCTCGAATCTCGAATATCAAATCAATATATATTATGGCAGAAGTGATTACAATGCCACGTCTTTCTGATACAATGACGGAAGGAAAAGTGGCTAAATGGCATAAAAAAGTAGGAGATAAAGTAAAGGAAGGTGATATTTTAGCCGAAATTGAAACAGACAAAGCAGTTCAGGATTTCGAATCTGAAGTAGAAGGTACTCTTCTATATGTAGGTGTAGAGGAAGGCAATGCAGCAACTGTAGATT
Above is a genomic segment from Chryseobacterium geocarposphaerae containing:
- a CDS encoding phosphatase PAP2 family protein, which produces MEEKQPSIILKASKIISDFFNPLLSLFIFFLYMSIKNYSLKDSLYYFLPILLIIMIPVIVWLVWNVKTGRYTNMDVSNRVQRKTLYIFIATCIITYIVFNYVKNGYLDFVMLFILILLFALQISNFFIKSSMHTAFNIFVAALFFAINPVAGLIWLGIAALVGITRVVLKRHSPKEVFMGALIAFIVSFIYLYCNIQFQH
- a CDS encoding RNA recognition motif domain-containing protein → MNIFVSNINYATKEYELHDLFAEFGDVTSAKIVTDRETGRSRGFGFIEMGDEEGAQAIEALNQKELNGKVLNVSEAKPREEKPRRSFDNNRSGGYGNNRGGNGGGYGNNRGGNGGGNRW
- a CDS encoding BlaI/MecI/CopY family transcriptional regulator; the protein is MKINHFTAAEENLMKLFWKLESFYLKDVMEQHPEPKPHQNTVSTYLKILVEKGYLSTEKEGRIFKYTVLVPLEEYRKFLLRELSRNFFNNSGKEVLDFLFNENLISQNDLKGYFDLKIELKPAKVKGPKLEYAEEILNPKKDKKGKEKKKKKKKD
- the pdhA gene encoding pyruvate dehydrogenase (acetyl-transferring) E1 component subunit alpha produces the protein MKEFSKEVYLKWYEDMTMWRRFEDKCRSLYLKQKIRGFLHLYNGQEAIPAGFTHAMDLTKDSMITAYRCHIHPMAMGVDPKRIMAELCGKATGTSGGMGGSMHIFSKEHRFYGGHGIVGGQIPLGAGIAFADKYFDRKAVNICFFGDGAARQGSLHETFNMAMNWKLPVIFVVENNQYAMGTSVKRTANHEDIYKLGLGYEMPCLAVDAMDPEKVAEAAYEAIERARRGDGPTFIEARTYRFRGHSMSDAEPYRSKEEVAIHKNDDPIELVKQRILSNGWATEEELDAMDNKSRDFVEECVEFMENSPYPDAEKIYEYVYAQEDYPFLDKLEN